From Acidobacteriota bacterium, one genomic window encodes:
- a CDS encoding DUF1670 domain-containing protein — translation MRVPPMIENKVNHSIKGAIIDLLKKEYQFIAGEKIQEMFAQDILKVMDRCWKDPWRMEVGQVLWYGAKKEEKPHYGRGSKNTSLTPVVLTLISSEDLERKQQGYSDREIKEKKMARLFREAFEQGALLTHSDLAFLLHLSTGTVSKQVREYMEKTGEILPSRGIVHDIGRAVTHKKIIIRLYREGYQTPEIARKTSHSEEACDRYIKAYRKVLTLSKKLKPEEISRTLEMSLSLVREYLELSNEKEGE, via the coding sequence ATGAGAGTGCCTCCCATGATCGAGAACAAGGTGAATCACTCCATCAAGGGAGCGATCATTGATTTATTGAAGAAGGAGTATCAGTTCATTGCTGGGGAGAAGATCCAGGAGATGTTTGCTCAAGATATTCTGAAGGTCATGGATCGATGTTGGAAGGATCCCTGGAGGATGGAGGTGGGTCAGGTGTTGTGGTATGGGGCGAAGAAGGAAGAGAAGCCTCATTATGGAAGAGGAAGCAAAAACACTTCTCTGACTCCAGTGGTGTTGACGTTGATCTCTTCTGAAGATTTAGAGAGGAAGCAGCAGGGGTATTCGGACCGAGAGATCAAAGAGAAGAAGATGGCGCGGTTGTTCCGGGAAGCTTTTGAGCAGGGAGCGCTTTTGACTCACAGTGATCTGGCCTTTCTTCTTCATCTGTCCACAGGGACGGTGAGCAAGCAGGTGAGGGAGTATATGGAGAAGACGGGAGAGATCTTACCGAGCCGAGGGATTGTTCATGACATAGGAAGAGCGGTCACTCACAAGAAGATCATCATTCGCTTGTACCGGGAGGGTTATCAGACCCCGGAGATTGCGAGAAAGACGTCTCATTCGGAAGAGGCCTGTGATCGCTACATCAAGGCGTATCGGAAGGTTTTGACGTTGAGCAAGAAGCTGAAGCCGGAAGAGATCTCGCGGACCCTGGAGATGAGTTTGAG